The sequence GACATCGCGGCCAGGTAGGTGGCGACGACTCGCGCGGCTTCGTCGCCGGCGACCGGTTCGGCCCGGCGTTCGGCTCGCTCGCCGGCCGCCAGCAGCGCGCACTCCGGTGCGGCGAGAAGGTTCACCACCCAGTCGCGGTCGCGGACCGGTGAGACGAGGTAGTGGCCGCCGTCCGTCGCGACCACGGCCAGCGGTACCCGCCGCGGCGCGCCGGAGCTGCGGCCGCGGGTCTCGACGACACGTAGCGCGTACCCGCCTTCAGGGGGCGGCTCGGCCGGGGCCCCGATCAGCTTCGCGGTCATTTCGGCGTTCATCGCTCGGACGTCCACGAGGTCCACGGTAGCAAAACTCGCTAGATTGTCTAGCTAACTTAGAATGGCCTGGTGGAAGACGGTCCGGTCGCCCTGCGGGTGAACTTCGCCCTGCGCGAATTGCTCTCCCTGGCGCACGACGTCCAGGCGGCGCTGGCCCGGCGGCTCGGGCTGGGCGCCACCGACGTGCAGGCGCTGCAGCACCTCGCCTTCGGCACGCCGATGGGCACGGTCGACCTCGCGCACGCGCTGAAGATCCGCTCGGCGTCGGCCACCGTGCTGGTCGACCGCCTCGAAGCGGCCGGGCACGTCCGCCGCGGCCCGCACCCCAGCGACGGCCGCCGGGTCACGCTCACCCTCAGCGAAGCCGCCCGCGACGAGGTCCGGGTCGCGCTCGCCCCGCTCGTCGCCGCGATCACCCGGTTGACGGACGGGCTGGCACCGGAGCACGCCGAGGTCGTCGCGCGGTTCCTGGGCGACACCACGAAAGTGCTCCGCGCGTACGCTGCGGAGCCGCCGGAAGCGGGTTAGCGTTCCCGCATGCGAGACGAGCCCGCGCTGTGGCTGTTCGCCGACCAGCTCGGGCCGCACTTCCACGGCACGCCCGAGCACCGGCACCGGGACGTCCTGGTGATCCGCTCGGCCGCGGCCTTCGCCGCGAAACCCTTCCACCGCCAGAAACTGCACCTGGTCCAGGCCGCGCTGCACCGGCTCGCCGCCGACCTCGGCGACCGCGTCACGCTGCTCGACGCGCCCGACTACCGCACCGGCCTGCGCCGGTTCGGCCGGCCGGTGGTGGTGCACGAACCGACGTCGCACGCGGCCGACGCCTTCGTCCGGCGGCTGCACGGCGAAGGCGTGGTGACGGAGATCCTGCCGACGCCGGGGTTCGTGCTGTCCAAAGCGGACTTCGCGACCTGGGCCGATGGGCGCACCCGGTTCGTCATGGAGGACTTCTACCGCGACCAGCGCCGGAAGTTCGGCGTGCTGCTCGAAGCGGACGGCGAGCCCGCAGGCGGGCAGTGGAACTACGACCACGACAACCGGCGGCCGCCGCCGAAGACCACCCGCCTCGACGTCCCGGCGCCGTGGCACCCGCGGGAGAACGAAATCGACGACCGCGTCCGCGCCGAGCTCGACGCGGCCGAGCGCGCGGGGGAGATCCACCCGGTCGGCGTGGACGGGCCGCGGCGGTTCGCCGTCGGGCACGACGAAGCCCAGCGTGCGCTCAAGCGGTTCCTCGACCACCGCCTGCCCGTGTTCGGGCCGCACCAGGACGCGATGCTGACCCACGACTGGGCGATGGCGCACGCGCTGCTGTCCGTCCCGCTGAACCTCGGGCTGCTCGACCCGCGCGACGTCGTCCGGCGGGCCGAGGAGCGGTACCGGGCCGGCGACGCGCCGCTGAGCAGCGTCGAGGGGTTCGTCCGGCAGGTGCTGGGCTGGCGCGAATGGGTGTGGCACCTGTACTGGCACCACGGGCCGGAGTACCTGCGCCGCAACGCTTTGCAGGCCCGGCGGAAGCTGCCGGAGTGGTGGTGGTCGCTGGACGCCGACGCCGTCGAAGCGGCCTGCCTGCGCACCGCGCTCGCCGGCGTCCGCGACCGCGGCTACGCCCACCACATCGAGCGCCTGATGGTGCTGGGCAACCACGCGCTGCAGCGCGGCTACGACCCCGCCGAGCTGAACCGCTGGTTCGCGACGGCGTTCGTCGACGGGTTTCCCTGGGTGATGCCGGCCAACGTGATCGGCATGAGCCAGTACGCCGACGGCGGGGTCGTCGGGACCAAGCCGTACGCCGCCGGAGGTGCCTACATCAACCGGATGAGTGATCACTGCCCCGGCTGCGTGTTCGACCCGAAGAAACGGACCGGGCCGGACGCGTGCCCGTTCACCGCGGGCTACTGGGCGTTCCTCGACCGGAACGCCGGGCGGCTGAAGGGAAATCACCGCATGCGGCAGCCGTTGAGCGGCCTCGAGCGGCTCGCGGACCGGGCCGAGGTCGTCGCCCGGGAAGCGGAGCGCGACCACTTCTGAGTTCGCACCATTGTGTGACTAGCCGGGTGGGGCGGGCGCTCTTACGGTTGTTGTCTCCCTTTCCCCGGCGAAGGCGATCCCCCGATGCCCGACGCAGATCCGCGCGCCGGCGTGCTGTCCAAGCGCGCCCTCGTGACGGCGTCCCACGCGGTGGAGCGCGCAGCACTGGCCGAAGGCGCGGGCGACGACACGGTCGTGTTCGCGCTGTTCCAGCGGCTCCCGTACTTCGAACGCGAGCGGGAGGTGTACGCGCGGATCGCGCGGCGGGCCGCGGTCACCGTGGTCGGCATGGTCGACTCCGGCCGCCCCGACCTGCCGCACGGCGTCACCCCGGTGCTGCTGCGCCCGGACGAGCCGATGGCGCGCGAGTGGTCGGTGGCCGTGCTGTCGCCGACGTTCGGCGCGTCGGTCGTCGCGCAGGACCTCGACGAGATCGACCCGCAGGCGTCCGCGGTCGAGGCCGCCCGCCTGTTCCGCGGCCGCTGGGGCTTGCGCCGCGACGAGGCGTACGCCGAAGTGGTCCGCCTCCGCGACGCGATGGGCGACCGCCTGCCGCCGGCGGTCCGGCGCAAGGTCGGCGAAGTCCTGGCCTCGGTCGAGACGCCGCCGGCACTCGACGTCGAAAGCCGCGCCGAGGCCGCGCTGCGGCACGTGGCGGCCAAGCTGGACAAGGCGCGCGTGCGGCCGCGCCCGGCGTCCGGTCCGGCCGTCGACCCGGACACGGGTCTCGACACGTTGGCGGGCATCCAGTCGTGGCTCGGCGACGCGACCGACACGGTCCCGCTGGGCCTGGTCTTCGTCGCGGTGGACGACCCGGTGGCGGTCGAGCGGCGGCACGGCACCCGCGTCCGCATGCACACCGAGCAGAACATCGCCGACCTCCTGCGCGACGGCCTGCGCCCCCTCGACCGCGCGGTGCGGCTCGGGCCGGGGGAGTTCCTGGTCGTCCAGCCCGCGGTGCACCCGGCCGAGCTGACCGAACGCGGCCGCCGGCTGGAGCGCCGCCTGGCGGCCCTGCACGCGACCTACCCGTTCGTGGACCTGCACCCGCGCACGACGACGTTGCTGACCCGCCGCCGTCCGCTGCCGCTGCAGACCCTGCGCGCCCGGCTGCGCGAGGTCCCGGCGGTGACCCTGTGGCCGCCGAGCCAGGGCTCGCTCCCGATCCCCGAGTCCCGCCCGGTCGCGGTGCGCTCAGGCGGCGGCGAGTGGTTCGAGTGAGCGTATAACGCCCTATACCGCCCGCCGTGACGCCTCCAATGCCGCTTTACGGCTACGGCTCAGCACGGACGCCGCCGTCGCGAGCACGAACAGTCCACACGCGACACCGGCCGCCACCCGCACCCCGGCGGTGCAGGCCGCGCGGGCCGCCGCGAGCAGCTCGTCCGCCGCCGCCAGCCCCCGCGAAGCCACCTCAGCCTGGGCCGGGCCCGCCGACGCCAGCCGCGCGGCCGCCTCCGGCACCCCCGGTGGCACCACCAGCCGTGCCGCGTACACCGCCGCGGCGAGGGAACCGAACAACGTCGTCCCGACGCCGGCGCCGAGTTCGTAGCCCGTCTTCTCGACCGCGGCCGCGCCGCCCGCCCGCTCGGCCGGGGCCGCCGTGAGCAGCGTGTCCGTGCTCGACGTCAGCGACAGCGCCATCCCGAACCCGGACGCCACCAGCCACCACGGGGACGTCAGCGCTCCGGCCGCCGGGGCCAGCAACGCCACCGCCGTCACCGCGAACCCCGCCGTGCGGACCCGCGCGTTGCCGAAGCGGGTGAGCAGCGCGGGCGCCCCGACGCTGCCGGCCGCGGACGCCGCGAGCACCAGGAGCAGCCGGGCCGCCGCGGCCGTCGGGGACAGGCCGAGCACCACCTGGAGGTACTGGGCCAGCAGCAGGCCGAGACCCACCAGCGTGCTCATCACCAGCAGTACCCCGCCGACCGCACCCGGCACGCCCGGCCGCCGGAACAACGTCAAGTCCAGCAGCGGGACCGCCGCCCGGCGCTGGCGGCGCACGAAGAGCCCGAGCAGGACGCACCCCGCCGCCCCGGCCGCGAAGCCGCCCCCCGACGGCCCGGCCGCGAAGGCGATCCCGAGCACGCCCCCGGCCGCGAGCAGCGCGCTGAGCGCGTCCCACGGTCCCCGCCCGGGCGGCGACCGCGGCAGCCACCGCAGGGCCGCGAAGCCGGCGGCGAGGATCACCGGCGGGTTGACCAGGAACGTCGACCGCCAGCCCCACGCCTCGACGAGCACCCCGCCGAGGACCGGTCCGAACACCGAGCCGGTCCCGGCGATGCCGCTGCAGACCGCGATCGCCGTCCGCCGTTGCCGCTGCTCCGGGAAGAGCTCCCGCAGCAGCGACATCGTCGTGGGCATGATCATCGCACCGCCGCAGCCGAGGACCGCCCGCGCGGCGAGCAGTGCCGGGACGTTCGGCGCGGCCGCGCAGGCCACTGAAGCCAGGCCGAACACGGCGTAGCCGGTGACGAGCACGCGCCGCCGTCCGTAGCGGTCGCCGAGCGTGCCGAACGGGAGCAGCAGTGGCGCCGCGGTGAGCGGGTAGATCGCGACGATCCACACCTGCGCGGCGGCGCCCGGCCGCAGCTGCCGGACGAGGTCGGGCAGTGCCACGTGCAGCACGGTCGCGTCCACCGCCACCAGGAACAACCCGGCCCCGAGCACGGCCGGCAGCGCCCAGGCGCGCGTCACGGCCACAGCAGGCCCGCCAGGTGCCGGGCGACGACGTCGACGTGCGGCGGGTCGATCACCGAAAGGTGGTGCGCGCCGACCGGGACGATCTCCAGCCGCGGGCACAGCTCCGCCCACCCCGCCGCGAGGTCCGTGCGCGAATACCGCGGTTCCATCGCGAGCCCGGCGGCGTACGGCTCGGTCGCCCGGTACAGCACGACGCGGCCGTCGTAGCGGCGCGGGGTCCCGCGTTCGGCCGCCAGGGTGTCCAAAAAGGACTGACGCTGGTGCCGCAGCACGCCGGGGCTGAGCAACCCGGCTTCGGCCACGCGCCGCATGGTGAGCTCGATCTGCTCTTCTTCGGGCAGCGGCGCAAGTTCGTCGTGCCCGAGCCGGACGGCACGGCCGTACGTGCCTTCGACGTACCCGGTGAACCGCAGGAACCGCCGCGCGGACGACGCGCGCGGGTCGAGGTCCGGTTCCGGCAGCGGCAGCATGGTGTCGATCAGCGCGACGAGCTCGACCGGTTCGCCCTCGTCGGCGAGCCGCGCGGCGACGCCGTAGGCCAGCGCCCCGCCGAACGACCACCCGGCGAGCCGGTAGGGCCCGTGCGGCCGGCGCGCGCGGACCAGCGGGAGCAGCCGTTCGACGCGTTCTTCGATGCTGGCCCCCGGCACCCGTTCGAACCCGGCACACGGCACGCCCGCGGGCAGCCGGTCCAGCAGCGGGCGGTAGACGGTGCACGTGCTGCCGCCGGGGTGGAACAGCAGGAGCGGCGCGGTCCCGGCGTCGCCCGGTTTCAGGAGGCGTTCTCCTCGCGTGTCGAGGATGGCCCGCGCGACCTCGGCGATGGCGGCGAGGGTGTCGTGCTTCAGCAGCTCGGCGGGGTCGACGGGGGTGTCGAGTTCGGTCGTGAGGCCGTCGGCGAGCAGGCGCGCGAGCTGCTCCGGCCGGGCGGCGCCGGTCAGCCGGAGGTGCGTGCCGCCCGCTTCGGCGCCGGTGTGCTCGCGCCACAGCCGGAGCACGAGCCGGTCGGCGGCGTCCCAGGCGCGGCCGCGGGCCGGCCGGGGCGGGTCGTCGTCGCGGGGCGCGAGATCGCGGTTGAGGTCGGCGAGGGTGGCCCCGCGGAGGAAGGCGGCGGGATCCGGGTCGGCGCCGAGCTCCCGCCGGACGGCTTCCCGGATCCGGTTCGCCATCAGGGAGTCGAGCCCGAGTTCGACGAGCGGGACGTCGGCGTCGAGGCGGTCGGGGGCGAGTCCCATGATCGCGGCGACGATCGCGGTGAGCCGGTCGCCACCGGGCGGCGCGGCCTCCGGCTCGGCGGGCGGCGGGGTCTCCGCGGCCGGGGCGGATTCGTCGGTGTACCAGTGGCGCACGTGGCGCCAGGGCATCGGGGGCACGTCGGTCAGCCGGGCGCTGTCGTCCGGCGCGGAGAGGGTGATCCGGGTGCCCGCGCAGTACAGCTCCGCCGCGGCCGCGCCGAACGCGCGGACCTCGTCCTGGCCGCGGCGCAGGGTGCCGGTCACCACCGCGTCCGCGCCGAGCGTCCGGGCCAGCGACCCCCGCAGGATCGGGTGCGGGGACACCTCGACGAACACGCGGTGCCCGTCGGCGGCGGCCGCGGTGACGGCCTGCCGGAACCGCACGGGGCGGCGCAGGTGCGCGGCCCAGTACCCGGCGTCGAAGTCCGGCAGCTCGCGCGGGTCGGGGAGGACCGTGTCGTACCACGGCACGAGCGGCCGCCGCCCGCCCAGCTCGGCGAGCGCGTCGCGCAGCTCGGGCAGGACGTGCTCGACCCCGCGCGAGTGCCCGGCGACGTCCACCGGCAGCCGCCTCGCGGTCCGCCCGGCCGCCGTCAGCTCCGCGACCAGCCGGTCGATCACGGCTGCGTCCCCGGTTACCGTCACCTGTCCGGGCGCGGCATCGACGGCGAGTTCGACGCCGGGGCGGGCCTCGACCTCGTCCGGGGTCAGCTCGACCGCGGCCATCGCCCCGCCGGCGTCGACGGTGCCGAGCAGCCGCGCCCGGGTCGCGACCAGGTGGACGGCCTCGTCGGCGCTCAGCACCCCGCTCACCACGGCCGCGGCCGCGGACCCGAGCGAATGCCCCACGACGGCGGCCGGCCGCACCCCGAGCGCCTCCCACCGGGCGGCCAGGGCGACCTGCGTCCCGAAGATCGCCAGCTGCGTTTCGGGCAGGGAGAAGGGTTCGCGGGAGGTCAGCAAGGCGCGCAGCGACCGCCCGGTGTGCTCGGCGAAGGGAT is a genomic window of Amycolatopsis lexingtonensis containing:
- a CDS encoding nitroreductase family deazaflavin-dependent oxidoreductase, with the protein product MDVRAMNAEMTAKLIGAPAEPPPEGGYALRVVETRGRSSGAPRRVPLAVVATDGGHYLVSPVRDRDWVVNLLAAPECALLAAGERAERRAEPVAGDEAARVVATYLAAMSVPWAIKAFPVPQDASHERILEHVPGMAVFRLSTVDPA
- a CDS encoding MarR family winged helix-turn-helix transcriptional regulator; its protein translation is MEDGPVALRVNFALRELLSLAHDVQAALARRLGLGATDVQALQHLAFGTPMGTVDLAHALKIRSASATVLVDRLEAAGHVRRGPHPSDGRRVTLTLSEAARDEVRVALAPLVAAITRLTDGLAPEHAEVVARFLGDTTKVLRAYAAEPPEAG
- a CDS encoding cryptochrome/photolyase family protein, with amino-acid sequence MRDEPALWLFADQLGPHFHGTPEHRHRDVLVIRSAAAFAAKPFHRQKLHLVQAALHRLAADLGDRVTLLDAPDYRTGLRRFGRPVVVHEPTSHAADAFVRRLHGEGVVTEILPTPGFVLSKADFATWADGRTRFVMEDFYRDQRRKFGVLLEADGEPAGGQWNYDHDNRRPPPKTTRLDVPAPWHPRENEIDDRVRAELDAAERAGEIHPVGVDGPRRFAVGHDEAQRALKRFLDHRLPVFGPHQDAMLTHDWAMAHALLSVPLNLGLLDPRDVVRRAEERYRAGDAPLSSVEGFVRQVLGWREWVWHLYWHHGPEYLRRNALQARRKLPEWWWSLDADAVEAACLRTALAGVRDRGYAHHIERLMVLGNHALQRGYDPAELNRWFATAFVDGFPWVMPANVIGMSQYADGGVVGTKPYAAGGAYINRMSDHCPGCVFDPKKRTGPDACPFTAGYWAFLDRNAGRLKGNHRMRQPLSGLERLADRAEVVAREAERDHF
- a CDS encoding DICT sensory domain-containing protein, which encodes MPDADPRAGVLSKRALVTASHAVERAALAEGAGDDTVVFALFQRLPYFEREREVYARIARRAAVTVVGMVDSGRPDLPHGVTPVLLRPDEPMAREWSVAVLSPTFGASVVAQDLDEIDPQASAVEAARLFRGRWGLRRDEAYAEVVRLRDAMGDRLPPAVRRKVGEVLASVETPPALDVESRAEAALRHVAAKLDKARVRPRPASGPAVDPDTGLDTLAGIQSWLGDATDTVPLGLVFVAVDDPVAVERRHGTRVRMHTEQNIADLLRDGLRPLDRAVRLGPGEFLVVQPAVHPAELTERGRRLERRLAALHATYPFVDLHPRTTTLLTRRRPLPLQTLRARLREVPAVTLWPPSQGSLPIPESRPVAVRSGGGEWFE
- a CDS encoding MFS transporter produces the protein MAVTRAWALPAVLGAGLFLVAVDATVLHVALPDLVRQLRPGAAAQVWIVAIYPLTAAPLLLPFGTLGDRYGRRRVLVTGYAVFGLASVACAAAPNVPALLAARAVLGCGGAMIMPTTMSLLRELFPEQRQRRTAIAVCSGIAGTGSVFGPVLGGVLVEAWGWRSTFLVNPPVILAAGFAALRWLPRSPPGRGPWDALSALLAAGGVLGIAFAAGPSGGGFAAGAAGCVLLGLFVRRQRRAAVPLLDLTLFRRPGVPGAVGGVLLVMSTLVGLGLLLAQYLQVVLGLSPTAAAARLLLVLAASAAGSVGAPALLTRFGNARVRTAGFAVTAVALLAPAAGALTSPWWLVASGFGMALSLTSSTDTLLTAAPAERAGGAAAVEKTGYELGAGVGTTLFGSLAAAVYAARLVVPPGVPEAAARLASAGPAQAEVASRGLAAADELLAAARAACTAGVRVAAGVACGLFVLATAASVLSRSRKAALEASRRAV
- a CDS encoding type I polyketide synthase translates to MRNPDALRRWLLDAVAEHTGLTAEPDRPLADYGLSSRQAVGIAADLEDLLGTRLPATLLWESPTIDHLARTLVAGAGPEPAAAPADRRRTDPVAVVGLGCRFPGADGLEEYWDLLRTGRDAVRTAPPGRWSADAAPVVGGFLDDVAGFDAEHFGITPREAATMDPQQRMLLEVTWAALEHAGIAPSSLRGSRTGVFTGIATHDYGHLTMSGGAPDLWTATGAAGSIAANRLSYVFDLRGPSVAVDTACSSSLVAVHHAVRALRDGDADLALAAGVNLMLLPGPTAAFSAAGLLAADGRCKTFSAAADGIARAEGCGVVVLKRLADAEVDGDRVLAVIRASAVNSDGRSHGLAAPNPAAQQAMLRDAYRGLDPSTVDYVEAHGTGTLLGDPIEARALGAVLGAGRDARSPLLIGSVKTNIAHAEAAAGIAGVIKVVLALVHGEVPPQLHFAAPNPHIAFEELGLRVVREATPWPRRGGRAVAGVSAFGFGGTNAHVVLEEAAAPAETRQGESAGIRIGLLSARTPDRLRERATQLAGWLGTPAGQRAHLADVTHTLFRRDDAGPHRAAVVAGDLGELAALLRAVGAGADPLPAGAATGRAAGGEGPVFVFSGHGSQWTGMGRGLLAAEPAFAAQVDKLGDPFAEHTGRSLRALLTSREPFSLPETQLAIFGTQVALAARWEALGVRPAAVVGHSLGSAAAAVVSGVLSADEAVHLVATRARLLGTVDAGGAMAAVELTPDEVEARPGVELAVDAAPGQVTVTGDAAVIDRLVAELTAAGRTARRLPVDVAGHSRGVEHVLPELRDALAELGGRRPLVPWYDTVLPDPRELPDFDAGYWAAHLRRPVRFRQAVTAAAADGHRVFVEVSPHPILRGSLARTLGADAVVTGTLRRGQDEVRAFGAAAAELYCAGTRITLSAPDDSARLTDVPPMPWRHVRHWYTDESAPAAETPPPAEPEAAPPGGDRLTAIVAAIMGLAPDRLDADVPLVELGLDSLMANRIREAVRRELGADPDPAAFLRGATLADLNRDLAPRDDDPPRPARGRAWDAADRLVLRLWREHTGAEAGGTHLRLTGAARPEQLARLLADGLTTELDTPVDPAELLKHDTLAAIAEVARAILDTRGERLLKPGDAGTAPLLLFHPGGSTCTVYRPLLDRLPAGVPCAGFERVPGASIEERVERLLPLVRARRPHGPYRLAGWSFGGALAYGVAARLADEGEPVELVALIDTMLPLPEPDLDPRASSARRFLRFTGYVEGTYGRAVRLGHDELAPLPEEEQIELTMRRVAEAGLLSPGVLRHQRQSFLDTLAAERGTPRRYDGRVVLYRATEPYAAGLAMEPRYSRTDLAAGWAELCPRLEIVPVGAHHLSVIDPPHVDVVARHLAGLLWP